From Halobacterium sp. R2-5, the proteins below share one genomic window:
- a CDS encoding ABC transporter ATP-binding protein yields MTDLLSLSGLRTQFKTKRGAVKAVDGVDLTIEEGETVGLVGESGSGKSVTALSAMDLVDEPGEIVDGRVTFRAPDLAAEFAADYDGAVVPYPFDLVDAAYEVAADLRAGDGVETVPTELRGMADDLAGLDDPADLASDFRDAADRLADGATESVVADTLEDAVADADDGFVYVDDDARDQLLGGASAADVTVTDGVVDLTDAPEEAMRKVRGGEMGMIFQDPMTSLNPAVTVGEQVAESLRLHRYGDRKRDTWVNAIREILPKIGGREHDEEVIEDVVEILTEVGIPEATTRLEEYPHEFSGGMRQRVLIAIALACRPQLLVADEPTTALDVTIQAQILDLIDDLQDEFGMSVLMITHDLGVVAETCDRVAVMYAGEIVEEGPVEEIFHNPSHPYTYTLLESIPTEDKDRLTPIEGNVPDLIDMPDGCHFADRCPWAQPECREGEIPFLQHGPEDVDHRSKCILPEFDKNEYGTEGVPSQSTNATGEPILSLDGMRKYYEQEDGLFDRLLPGEEPSVKAVDGIDLDVHEGETLGLVGESGCGKSTAGRALLHLDPPTDGRVVFAGEDLGDLSKSELREKRKDMQMVFQDPMSSLDPRMTVGQTIMEPLKIHDLAKGRRRERVLELLEEVGLDESQYGRYPHEMSGGQRQRVGIARALAVDPDFIVADEPVSALDVSVQAQIINLMEDLQDEYGLTYLFIAHDLSVVRHISDRVAVMYLGRIAEVAETEALFEDPKHPYTNALLSAIPEPDPLADTSDRTILKGDVPSPINPPSGCRFRTRCPSVIPPEDLDIEQDRYREVMFYRQRVEARDIDLAAAREQATDDASADHAVADGGSDLHAVLRDEFFDGPLSGRSRDAVEESFDHLAADDWAAAEAVLADTFESVCEREDPELGDDAHPAACHLFSDSR; encoded by the coding sequence GTGACTGACCTCCTGTCGCTCTCCGGCCTGCGGACGCAGTTCAAGACGAAGCGCGGCGCGGTGAAGGCCGTCGACGGCGTCGACCTCACCATCGAGGAAGGGGAGACCGTCGGCCTCGTCGGGGAGTCGGGGTCCGGGAAGAGCGTGACGGCGCTGTCCGCGATGGACCTCGTGGACGAACCCGGCGAGATCGTCGACGGGCGCGTGACGTTCCGGGCTCCCGACCTGGCCGCGGAGTTCGCCGCGGACTACGACGGCGCCGTCGTGCCCTACCCGTTCGACCTCGTGGACGCCGCCTACGAGGTCGCCGCCGACCTCCGCGCGGGCGACGGCGTCGAGACGGTCCCCACCGAACTACGCGGGATGGCCGACGACCTCGCTGGTCTGGACGACCCCGCGGACCTCGCGAGCGACTTCCGTGACGCCGCAGACCGGCTCGCCGACGGCGCGACCGAGTCCGTCGTCGCCGACACGCTCGAAGACGCGGTCGCGGACGCCGACGACGGCTTCGTCTACGTGGACGACGACGCCCGCGACCAACTGCTGGGTGGTGCGTCAGCCGCCGACGTGACCGTGACCGACGGCGTCGTCGACCTCACGGACGCCCCCGAGGAGGCGATGCGGAAGGTGCGCGGCGGCGAGATGGGGATGATCTTCCAGGACCCGATGACGTCGCTGAACCCCGCGGTGACCGTCGGCGAGCAGGTCGCCGAGTCGCTGCGCCTCCACCGCTACGGCGACCGCAAGCGGGACACGTGGGTGAACGCGATCCGGGAGATCCTCCCGAAGATCGGCGGCCGCGAGCACGACGAGGAGGTCATCGAGGACGTCGTCGAAATCCTCACCGAGGTCGGCATCCCGGAGGCGACGACGCGCTTAGAGGAGTACCCCCACGAGTTCTCCGGGGGGATGCGCCAGCGCGTGCTCATCGCCATCGCGCTCGCGTGTCGCCCCCAGCTGCTCGTCGCGGACGAGCCGACGACGGCGCTGGACGTGACGATTCAGGCCCAGATCCTGGACCTCATCGACGACCTCCAGGACGAGTTCGGGATGTCCGTCCTGATGATCACCCACGACCTCGGCGTGGTCGCGGAGACCTGCGACCGCGTCGCGGTGATGTACGCGGGCGAGATCGTCGAGGAGGGGCCCGTCGAAGAGATCTTCCACAACCCCAGCCACCCGTACACGTACACGCTGCTGGAGTCGATTCCGACCGAGGACAAGGACCGCCTGACGCCCATCGAGGGCAACGTCCCCGACCTCATCGACATGCCCGACGGCTGCCACTTCGCGGACCGCTGTCCGTGGGCCCAGCCCGAGTGCCGGGAGGGCGAGATTCCGTTCCTCCAGCACGGCCCCGAGGACGTCGACCACCGGTCGAAGTGCATCCTCCCCGAGTTCGACAAGAACGAGTACGGCACCGAGGGCGTTCCGTCGCAGTCGACGAACGCCACCGGAGAGCCGATTCTCAGCCTCGACGGCATGCGGAAGTACTACGAGCAGGAAGACGGCCTCTTCGACCGCCTGCTCCCGGGCGAGGAGCCCAGCGTGAAGGCCGTCGACGGTATCGACCTCGACGTCCACGAGGGCGAGACGCTCGGGCTGGTCGGTGAGTCCGGCTGCGGGAAGTCGACGGCGGGCCGCGCGCTGCTGCACCTCGACCCGCCGACCGACGGCAGGGTCGTGTTCGCGGGCGAGGACCTCGGCGACCTCTCGAAGTCCGAGCTCCGGGAGAAGCGCAAGGACATGCAGATGGTGTTCCAGGACCCGATGTCGAGCCTGGACCCGCGGATGACGGTCGGGCAGACCATCATGGAGCCGCTGAAGATCCACGACCTCGCGAAGGGCCGCCGCCGCGAGCGCGTCCTCGAACTCCTTGAGGAGGTCGGCCTCGACGAGAGCCAGTACGGCCGCTACCCCCACGAGATGTCCGGCGGGCAGCGCCAGCGCGTCGGCATCGCTCGCGCGCTCGCGGTCGACCCCGACTTCATCGTCGCCGACGAGCCGGTCTCCGCGCTGGACGTCTCCGTGCAGGCCCAGATTATCAACCTCATGGAGGACCTCCAGGACGAGTACGGGCTCACGTACCTGTTCATCGCCCACGACCTCTCCGTCGTCCGGCACATCTCCGACCGGGTGGCGGTGATGTACCTCGGGCGAATCGCGGAGGTCGCCGAGACCGAGGCGCTGTTCGAGGACCCCAAGCACCCGTACACGAACGCGTTGCTGTCGGCGATTCCGGAGCCGGACCCGCTGGCGGACACGAGCGACCGCACCATCCTCAAGGGGGACGTGCCGTCCCCCATCAATCCGCCGTCGGGCTGTCGGTTCCGGACGCGGTGTCCGTCCGTGATTCCGCCCGAGGACCTCGACATCGAACAGGACCGCTACCGCGAGGTGATGTTCTACCGGCAGCGCGTCGAGGCCCGCGACATCGACCTGGCGGCCGCCCGCGAACAGGCCACCGACGACGCGTCCGCGGACCACGCGGTCGCGGACGGCGGCAGCGACCTCCACGCCGTCCTCCGCGACGAGTTCTTCGACGGCCCGCTGTCCGGGCGGTCCCGGGACGCCGTCGAGGAGTCCTTCGACCACCTCGCGGCCGACGACTGGGCGGCCGCCGAGGCCGTCCTCGCGGACACCTTCGAGAGCGTCTGCGAGCGCGAGGACCCCGAACTCGGCGACGACGCGCACCCGGCAGCCTGCCACCTCTTCTCGGATTCCAGGTAG